The following DNA comes from Sediminitomix flava.
GCGAGGTTTCCGGTTATTTCGATGAGGGTTATCAGCAGGCGGACATTATTTTCTCGACTAGTAAATCAGAGGTCGGGGCAAACTTTGGGGTGGATTATACCATCATGCAATCGGGTTTTGATTACAGAAGTTTCTTGCAACGTTTTGGTAGAACGGCAAGAGGGGAGATGAAAGGGAAAATAGTCATCTTTTTCTTGAAACAGAGAGAAGAAAAAAAACAATTCAATAAGCTGAAAAAGCTCTTTTCAGTGCAAGAAGAATGGGGCTATAACTCCTTTACAAAGACCGTAAAGAGTGTACTTCAGAAACCTGAATTTTATACTAATAAGATCAGTCCGTTTATGGGGCAATATCTCTATGCGGTTTATCACAATGCGGGGCGCTATAATTATGATACTAGAGAGTATATCCGTAACCGTATTATTGAAATGGATATGCCTGATATTCAAAGAGGGCAGTTCAAGTTTTTTCAAATTATAAATGCTTCTATTGTTCATCTAGGAAAGGGAGGGTATGCAAGACAATGGCAAGAATGGTGGGAAAAGTATCTTGATTCTTACCTCTCTTTTAGGGGATCAAGTCTTCATATTTCGATCAAAGATATGGAGCGAAACGGGCAAATCTTTAGCTATTCAAAAGAATGGGTCTTACGCAACAAAGCTATTACAGACATCTTGGAAGGACAGGCTCCTGATGGAAGGGACTTGTTTGTTGTAGAAGGTCTTAGGGAGAAACAAGACAATGAGTTATTGTATGAATCTGATACGATTCCTTCAGTAGGAGCTATGCAGAATCGCTTCTTTGAAAGGAAACACAAAAGCAATCAACGAATGCGTAAACAATTATTTTTGGGAGCACTCAAAAATATCGAAAATGGAAATGAGGGTATCGATAGTTTCTATGACAAACAAGAAGAGTTATTGGAAAAACTAGAAGGTTTAGCTCCGTTTTTTACAGAAAAGAGGCTAAATATTATCGGAGTTCAAGGAAGTGATGGCCTCTCTGTTATTTTCTAGTTTTGGTAATCATTTACCTAAACGTTCTTTGACATCTTATTTTTTTACCAGAATGGTGTTATGACCTTGACATCTATATGGAATCGGTACGCGAGAACTTATGTAATCTTTACCAGAATGGTATTCTGACTTCTTATCCTTTTCCCCAAAGTCGTTGAATTTGTCATGTAATCTTTACCAGAATGGTATTCTGACGATACTTCCTTCCATGTGAAGTTTTGAAGTAACGGCATGTAATCTTTACCAGAATGGTATTCTGACGTACCTCTTGACCAGATGTTAGTGTTCTCCTTTGCATGTAATCTTTACCAGAATGGTATTCTGACTGAATATATCAAAGAGAATGTAATCCTTGAAACTTGATGTAATCTTTACCAGAATGGTATTCTGACGTTGTAGACTCTACATAGTTCTCACTTTCTTCTGTAATGTAATCTTTACCAGAATGGTATTCTGACGATAATTGAATTGTCTTGCTGATCTGAAGTTTAAACATGTAATCTTTACCAGAATGGTATTCTGACTTGTTTATCAACCGTAAATCAAGAACCCCAATTGGATGTAATCTTTACCAGAATGGTATTCTGACTCACTAAACATGGATACAATAGAAATAGTATCTAAGATGTAATCTTTACCAGAATGGTATTCTGACGAGCCTATGCTTGAGGAATATGGGTTTAGAACTCTTATGTAATCTTTACCAGAATGGTATTCTGACTAATAAGCCCCTGAAGACCTGCAATAGATTCGCTATTATGTAATCTTTACCAGAATGGTATTCTGACATGATTGCCATTT
Coding sequences within:
- the cas3 gene encoding type I-D CRISPR-associated helicase Cas3', translated to MEQFQITIPPQYVQQVQQTALFKRPDSPEFEGRMHEIQRVMRDDFDKLPLITEVIAPTGTGKSYAFAFPTLKAKQERQVQRKALLVLPTNVLIDELYEAFSAMFTELKIVKATKETLDKMEAKGSYKRWQAISEMAETADIMITNPDILNYAMLGGYDKHIFKDSKLSGGNTYWHFLKNFQYIIYDEFHLYREEQIASIFTMIELRECFINDSARFFFVTATPEEEITHFLTERNYRYQSISECLSSSPTMEAKLPAVFTRLEETVTQSPEESRCIHGELTIEFVLSDSVGEVLTYKEEELKAQKEQDIRSLLILNSLVDIQRLYFQYKPSWQNTHRLSEVSGYFDEGYQQADIIFSTSKSEVGANFGVDYTIMQSGFDYRSFLQRFGRTARGEMKGKIVIFFLKQREEKKQFNKLKKLFSVQEEWGYNSFTKTVKSVLQKPEFYTNKISPFMGQYLYAVYHNAGRYNYDTREYIRNRIIEMDMPDIQRGQFKFFQIINASIVHLGKGGYARQWQEWWEKYLDSYLSFRGSSLHISIKDMERNGQIFSYSKEWVLRNKAITDILEGQAPDGRDLFVVEGLREKQDNELLYESDTIPSVGAMQNRFFERKHKSNQRMRKQLFLGALKNIENGNEGIDSFYDKQEELLEKLEGLAPFFTEKRLNIIGVQGSDGLSVIF